A single region of the Streptomyces sp. AM 4-1-1 genome encodes:
- the dnaE gene encoding DNA polymerase III subunit alpha codes for MTKPPFTHLHVHTQYSLLDGAARLKDMFEACNEMGMSHIAMTDHGNLHGAYDFFHSAKKAGVTPIIGIEAYVAPESRKHKRKVQWGQPHQKRDDVSGSGGYTHKTIWASNRTGLHNLFRLSSDAYAEGWLQKWPRMDKETIAKWSEGLIASTGCPSGEVQTRLRLGQFDEAVQAASDYKDIFGEGRYFLELMDHGIEIERRVRDGLLEIGRKLDIPPLVTNDSHYTYANEATAHDALLCIQTGKNLSDPDRFRFDGTGYYLKTTDEMYAVDSSDAWQQGCANTLLVAQQIDTEGWFEKRDLMPKFEVPEGYTEITWFQEEVKTGMARRFPAGIPEDRQKQVEYEMDIIIQMGFPGYFLVVADFIMWAKNNGIAVGPGRGSAAGSIVSYAMGITDLDPIEHGLIFERFLNPERISMPDVDIDFDERRRVEVIRYVTEKYGADKVAMIGTYGKIKAKNAIKDSARVLGYPYAMGDRLTKAMPADVLGKGIDLNGITDPKHPRYSEAGEIRGMYENEPDVQKVIDTAKGVEGLVRQMGVHAAGVIMSSETITDHVPVWVRHSDGVTITQWDYPQCESLGLLKMDFLGLRNLTIMDDAIKMVEANKGIKLEMLALPLNDPKTYELLCRGDTLGVFQFDGGPMRSLLRQMQPDNFEDISAVSALYRPGPMGMNSHTNYAERKNGRQEITPIHPELEEPLKEVLGLTYGLIVYQEQVQKAAQIVAGYSLGEADILRRVMGKKKPEELAKNFVLFEAGAKEKGFSDAAIKALWDVLVPFAGYAFNKAHSSAYGLVTYWTAYLKANYPAEYMAALLTSVKDDKDKSAVYLNECRRMGIKVLPPNVNESVSNFAAQGDDTILFGLTAIRNVGQNVVDSIIRSRKAKGKYSTFPDFLDKVEAVVCNKRTVESLIKAGAFDEMGHTRKGLVAHHEPMIDNVVQVKRKEAEGQFDLFGGMGEAEDGPSEPGFGLDVEFSDVEWEKSYLLAQEREMLGLYVSDHPLFGIEHVLSDKSDAAISQLTGGEHADGAIVTIGGIISGLQRKMTKQGNAWAIATVEDLAGSIECMFFPATYQLVSTQLVEDTVVFVKGRLDKREDVPRLVAMEMQVPDLSSAGANAPVILTIPTVKITPPMVSRLGEVLNSHRGNTEVRIRLQGPRKTTVLRLDRHRVQPDPALFGDLKVLLGPSCLAG; via the coding sequence GTGACCAAGCCGCCCTTCACGCACCTTCACGTCCACACCCAGTACTCGCTGCTGGACGGGGCCGCGCGGCTGAAGGACATGTTCGAGGCGTGCAACGAGATGGGCATGTCGCACATCGCGATGACGGACCACGGCAACCTCCACGGGGCGTACGACTTCTTCCACTCGGCCAAGAAGGCGGGTGTGACACCGATCATCGGCATCGAGGCGTACGTCGCCCCGGAGTCGCGCAAGCACAAGCGGAAGGTGCAGTGGGGACAGCCGCACCAGAAGCGCGACGACGTGTCCGGCTCGGGTGGTTACACCCACAAGACGATCTGGGCGTCGAACCGGACCGGGCTGCACAACCTCTTCCGGCTGTCCTCCGACGCGTACGCCGAGGGCTGGCTCCAGAAGTGGCCGCGCATGGACAAGGAGACCATCGCCAAGTGGTCCGAAGGCCTGATCGCGTCCACCGGCTGCCCCTCGGGCGAGGTGCAGACCCGGCTGCGGCTCGGCCAGTTCGACGAGGCGGTCCAGGCGGCCTCGGACTACAAGGACATCTTCGGCGAGGGCAGGTACTTCCTGGAGCTGATGGACCACGGCATCGAGATCGAGCGCCGGGTCCGTGACGGGCTCCTCGAAATCGGCCGGAAGCTGGACATCCCGCCGCTCGTCACCAACGACTCGCACTACACGTACGCCAACGAGGCGACGGCGCACGACGCGCTGCTGTGCATCCAGACCGGCAAGAACCTCTCCGACCCGGACCGCTTCCGCTTCGACGGCACCGGCTACTACCTCAAGACCACCGACGAGATGTACGCCGTCGACTCGTCCGACGCCTGGCAGCAGGGCTGCGCCAACACCCTCCTGGTCGCCCAGCAGATCGACACCGAGGGCTGGTTCGAGAAGCGCGACCTGATGCCGAAGTTCGAGGTCCCCGAGGGGTACACCGAGATCACCTGGTTCCAGGAAGAGGTCAAGACGGGCATGGCCCGCCGCTTCCCGGCCGGTATCCCGGAGGACCGGCAGAAGCAGGTCGAGTACGAGATGGACATCATCATCCAGATGGGGTTCCCGGGGTACTTCCTGGTCGTCGCCGACTTCATCATGTGGGCGAAGAACAACGGCATCGCGGTCGGCCCGGGCCGAGGCTCCGCGGCCGGTTCGATCGTCTCGTACGCCATGGGCATCACCGACCTCGACCCGATCGAGCACGGCCTGATCTTCGAGCGGTTCCTCAACCCCGAGCGCATCTCGATGCCGGACGTCGACATCGACTTCGACGAGCGCAGGCGCGTCGAGGTGATCAGGTACGTGACGGAGAAGTACGGCGCCGACAAGGTCGCCATGATCGGCACGTACGGCAAGATCAAGGCCAAGAACGCGATCAAGGACTCCGCCCGCGTCCTCGGCTACCCCTACGCGATGGGCGACCGCCTCACCAAGGCGATGCCCGCCGACGTCCTCGGCAAGGGCATCGACCTCAACGGCATCACCGACCCCAAGCACCCGCGCTACAGCGAGGCGGGCGAGATCCGGGGGATGTACGAGAACGAGCCCGACGTCCAGAAGGTCATCGACACCGCGAAGGGCGTGGAGGGCCTGGTCCGTCAGATGGGTGTGCACGCGGCCGGCGTGATCATGTCCAGCGAGACGATCACCGACCACGTCCCGGTCTGGGTGCGGCACAGCGACGGCGTCACCATCACGCAGTGGGACTACCCGCAGTGCGAATCGCTCGGCCTGCTGAAGATGGACTTCCTGGGGCTGCGCAACCTCACCATCATGGACGACGCCATCAAGATGGTGGAGGCCAACAAGGGCATCAAGCTGGAGATGCTGGCCCTCCCGCTGAACGACCCGAAGACCTACGAACTGCTCTGCCGCGGTGACACGCTCGGCGTGTTCCAGTTCGACGGCGGTCCGATGCGTTCACTGCTGCGCCAGATGCAGCCCGACAACTTCGAGGACATTTCCGCCGTCTCGGCCCTCTACCGGCCGGGCCCGATGGGCATGAACTCGCACACGAACTACGCCGAGCGGAAGAACGGCCGCCAGGAGATCACCCCGATCCACCCGGAGCTGGAGGAACCCCTCAAGGAGGTCCTCGGGCTCACCTACGGCCTGATCGTCTACCAGGAGCAGGTCCAGAAGGCCGCCCAGATCGTCGCCGGGTACTCCCTCGGCGAGGCCGACATCCTGCGCCGGGTGATGGGCAAGAAGAAGCCCGAGGAGCTGGCGAAGAACTTCGTCCTCTTCGAGGCCGGGGCCAAGGAGAAGGGCTTCTCGGACGCGGCGATCAAGGCGCTGTGGGACGTCCTGGTGCCGTTCGCCGGATACGCGTTCAACAAGGCGCACTCGTCGGCGTACGGTCTGGTCACCTACTGGACCGCGTACCTCAAGGCGAACTACCCCGCGGAGTACATGGCGGCGCTGCTGACCTCGGTCAAGGACGACAAGGACAAGTCGGCGGTCTACCTCAACGAGTGCCGCCGCATGGGCATCAAGGTGCTGCCGCCGAACGTCAACGAGTCGGTGTCGAACTTCGCCGCCCAGGGTGACGACACGATCCTGTTCGGCCTGACCGCCATCCGCAACGTCGGGCAGAACGTCGTGGACTCGATCATCCGGTCCCGCAAGGCGAAGGGGAAGTACAGCACCTTCCCCGACTTCCTCGACAAGGTGGAAGCGGTCGTCTGCAACAAGCGGACCGTGGAATCGCTCATCAAGGCCGGCGCCTTCGACGAGATGGGCCACACCCGCAAGGGCCTCGTCGCCCACCACGAACCGATGATCGACAACGTGGTGCAGGTCAAGCGCAAGGAGGCCGAGGGACAGTTCGACCTCTTCGGCGGCATGGGGGAGGCGGAGGACGGGCCGTCCGAGCCGGGCTTCGGGCTCGACGTCGAATTCTCCGACGTCGAGTGGGAGAAGTCCTACCTGCTCGCGCAGGAACGGGAAATGCTCGGCCTGTACGTCTCCGACCACCCGCTCTTCGGCATCGAGCACGTCCTCTCCGACAAGTCGGACGCCGCGATCTCCCAGCTGACCGGCGGGGAGCACGCCGACGGCGCGATCGTCACCATCGGCGGCATCATCTCCGGCCTCCAGCGCAAGATGACCAAACAGGGCAACGCCTGGGCCATCGCCACCGTCGAGGACCTGGCCGGTTCCATCGAATGCATGTTCTTCCCGGCCACCTACCAACTGGTCTCCACCCAACTGGTCGAGGACACCGTCGTCTTCGTCAAGGGCCGCCTCGACAAGCGCGAGGACGTCCCGCGGCTGGTCGCCATGGAGATGCAGGTCCCCGACCTCTCGTCGGCCGGGGCCAACGCCCCCGTCATCCTGACCATCCCCACGGTGAAGATCACCCCGCCCATGGTCAGCCGCCTCGGCGAGGTCCTGAACAGTCACCGGGGCAACACCGAGGTACGGATCAGGCTCCAGGGCCCCCGCAAGACCACCGTGCTCCGGCTCGACCGGCACCGGGTCCAGCCCGACCCGGCCCTCTTCGGCGACCTGAAGGTGCTGCTCGGCCCGTCCTGTCTGGCCGGCTGA
- a CDS encoding DUF2252 domain-containing protein, with amino-acid sequence MSVTQLGAEQRGERILAVLGTAFGGLLAADPAAFRARFRRMAGSASAFYRGTACLFYDDLEREYGGPATGPYLDERTSRVWIHGDLHTESFGTYLDSTGRLVLHVTGFDEAYVGPFTWDLRRFAASVALFGHAKALSDDRITELVRIYAGAYRERVHALATGAKNDETPPFTLDTAEGPLLDALRDARSLTRSGLLDSLTEIRDFERRFAPGSGAVDLDAAARYKVLAAFDGYLETLPESSLAHPDSYRVKDVVGRRGVGAGPAGPPSYDILLEGGSDALEHDVVIRLGRARTPAVSPHVDDTAVRGYFQHEGHRAVVSRRALQAHADPWLGWTELDGAGQLVAEVSPYAVDLDWSDIDEPEEIAAVVADLGRVTATAHAAAGDRSGHSLVPFSTERAIDAAIAADEEGFADLLVDFAHGYGARARADHRIFVDLFRGGRVPGLDG; translated from the coding sequence ATGTCGGTCACGCAGCTCGGCGCGGAGCAGCGCGGGGAGCGGATTCTCGCCGTCCTCGGGACGGCGTTCGGTGGGCTCCTGGCCGCCGATCCGGCCGCCTTCCGGGCCAGGTTCCGCAGGATGGCGGGATCGGCGTCCGCCTTCTACCGCGGGACGGCCTGTCTGTTCTACGACGACCTGGAGCGGGAGTACGGCGGCCCGGCGACGGGCCCGTATCTCGACGAGCGCACCTCGCGGGTGTGGATACACGGCGATCTGCACACGGAGAGCTTCGGCACGTACCTGGACTCCACCGGCCGGCTGGTCCTCCACGTGACCGGCTTCGACGAGGCGTACGTCGGTCCCTTCACCTGGGACCTGCGGCGTTTCGCCGCGTCCGTCGCCCTGTTCGGGCACGCGAAGGCGCTGTCCGACGACCGGATCACCGAGCTGGTCCGGATCTACGCGGGGGCGTACCGCGAGCGGGTGCACGCGCTGGCGACGGGCGCGAAGAACGACGAGACGCCGCCCTTCACCCTGGACACGGCCGAGGGCCCGCTCCTGGACGCGCTGCGGGACGCCCGGTCGCTGACCCGCTCCGGACTGCTGGACTCGCTGACGGAGATCCGGGACTTCGAGCGGCGGTTCGCGCCGGGGTCGGGAGCCGTCGATCTGGACGCGGCGGCGCGGTACAAGGTGCTGGCCGCGTTCGACGGCTATCTGGAGACGCTTCCGGAGTCGAGCCTGGCCCACCCCGACTCGTACCGGGTCAAGGACGTCGTGGGAAGGCGGGGCGTCGGCGCCGGTCCGGCCGGGCCGCCCTCGTACGACATCCTGCTGGAGGGCGGGAGCGACGCCCTGGAGCACGATGTGGTGATCCGGCTCGGACGGGCGCGGACCCCGGCGGTCTCGCCGCACGTCGACGACACGGCCGTGCGCGGGTACTTCCAGCACGAGGGGCACCGCGCGGTGGTCTCGCGGCGTGCCCTCCAGGCGCACGCCGACCCGTGGCTGGGCTGGACGGAGCTGGACGGGGCCGGGCAGCTGGTCGCCGAGGTGTCGCCGTACGCCGTGGACCTGGACTGGTCCGACATCGACGAGCCGGAGGAGATCGCGGCGGTGGTCGCCGATCTCGGGAGGGTGACGGCGACGGCGCACGCGGCGGCGGGCGACAGGAGCGGGCACTCGCTGGTGCCGTTCTCCACGGAACGCGCGATCGACGCGGCGATCGCGGCGGACGAGGAGGGCTTCGCGGACCTCCTGGTGGACTTCGCGCACGGCTACGGGGCGCGCGCCCGCGCCGACCACCGGATCTTCGTGGACCTGTTCCGCGGCGGCCGGGTACCCGGCCTGGACGGGTAG